The DNA region TCCGTCCCATTCCACCTGCGATGATAGTGCCGACGTTGAATTGCTTGACATAGGCGGGGAGCTGGCATGCACCGCCATGTTCGCCGTTCAAAGGATTGAAATAGGATTCCCGCTTAACAACTTTATTCTCTGAGTCCAGCTCACAAATATTGAACTTGGCACAATGCCCAAAGTGTTGAGCTACCCGCTCCTCGGAGCCCGATTCTTCAATTGCCACTGCTAGTCTTCGATTCATTCGTACTTCCTTTTGTTACTCA from Candidatus Acidiferrales bacterium includes:
- a CDS encoding NifB/NifX family molybdenum-iron cluster-binding protein — its product is MNRRLAVAIEESGSEERVAQHFGHCAKFNICELDSENKVVKRESYFNPLNGEHGGACQLPAYVKQFNVGTIIAGGMGRKAVVGFQESGIEVITAPGLLFDEAVRLFAEGKLSGFEECAGHEHHS